A window of Aequoribacter fuscus genomic DNA:
TCGTTTACGGTTTCTTTGATAGTTGAAATACCTACGATTGGTAAGTCCTGTGCTGCCAACAGCGTTGACGAGGCTAGAAACAAAAATGCAACGAATAATTTGTAAAGCTGCGCCATACTTCCCCCTTTCCTTTCTAAGTGTGCGAACGTTCCGGGCCTGAACTCTCGCTGTTCATTAATATTTATTTCTGGGCACCTATGTAAACACTACGCTCAAGAACCTCTTTCGGATCAGACTGAGAAATTGGCTTTTCCGACAAGACTTAAGGGTTATACCAAATCGGTGACGAGTAGGCTCGATCAACGGTTGTCATGGGCGTACCCTCGGGGAATTGTGTCCCCAAACGCGCCCGGTCATACGCGGTCCATCTGGGTTTAGGAATTTCAAGCACACGCACATAGTAAAACGCGCGCTGAGCTGGGTCAAACTCCGGGTCCTGCCAGTACGCCCTCAGAACGGGCGCACCAATGGTGTTTTGGTAGGTCGCTTCTTGCTCGTTTACCGTATTACCCACCGACTGACGATTACGACCATCGTCGTCAGGCAAGCGTCCACCCGCCAACGCAACATCGTAAATACGTTCCTGCATTTGCCCCGCAGCATCAATGTAGCCTTTAATGACTTGTACCCGGTCAAGATTGGCGCCATCGGGGTCCCGCTCGGCATGAATCATCAAAATGGGTCTTTGATCGCCAGAGGCTTTTGATAAATCCCCCCCCATAGGGACGCCTTTTTGATAACCGAAACGATCGAAATCAGGGGCAAAAAAGTCTTCTTGAGTGTAATCAAAGCCGCCAAACAAGCGCAGTCGAATACGTGAACCCGTGGTCGCGTAAACCTCTTTGCGCTGCATAGCCTCAAAAATCGCCTCGCGGGTATTTTCGCGCGCCCACACTGCGGCTAAGCCCGAGGCCAGAGCCATACTGTGGTCTTGCTGCACTTCGTGTGAACCGGGTCGCCCTGTAATGGGCTCATTGACCCGAAAGCTTGAACCGGGCTCGGTGGCGGTGACCTTACCAAAGAAGTTATCTTCCTCCGCGGTAGATAGTGCCGTGTGGGAATCGGTGGATCCAACCATGCCGAACTTAAAGGGGTTAACGCCCAGAGTTGCCTCTAACGCCATACCGCGCTGCAGGGCATCGCGGGCATATTCGTAGGTCAACATGTCTTGCGTTTTGGGCTCGGGCCCAAAACTACCGTTGTCCCAAGTGCCGTAGTCGGCGTATTCGTCATTGGGCGATAGCAAGGGGTGCGCTTCGCCGTCGCCTTTGATTTGGGTTACCTCATACATAGGCTCCCACCGCGCCCGTAATGTGGCGTATTCGGCGGTGATGGGTTCACCCGTTAAGCGGTCTTTATCGCTGAACATCAAGCCATTCGATAGGTTGCCGTTGTGGGCCAGGGCCAACAATTTGCCACCAGTGTTTTGTTCGTACTCTGCCATCCACAGCCAAAGATCCTTCGGGTCTTTCGATTGGTAAGCAGAAAACGGAATAATTTGGTTAGCGTAATCCGCATTGTCTTTAAAAATCACGTTGCGATGCAGGTTCGACCCACCCGGTGCCAGAGTCCACTCAAACCCAATAAAACTGGTAAACACG
This region includes:
- a CDS encoding DUF3604 domain-containing protein: MKSKLHTQSHCLGTATALALLVAACSAQAETLPITPIVKQPTNYSQTLSADFPKNVYFGDTHLHTTYSTDAGLVGSLRTPDDAYRFAKGEEVLSSTGTPAKLYRPLDFLVVTDHAENMGLPVALREQNAALLAEDFGRKVYDLASTGKVENMIKAYSLWQRGGLDKARDPLGAASEPIATDIWSRVTGFADQHYQPGVFTSFIGFEWTLAPGGSNLHRNVIFKDNADYANQIIPFSAYQSKDPKDLWLWMAEYEQNTGGKLLALAHNGNLSNGLMFSDKDRLTGEPITAEYATLRARWEPMYEVTQIKGDGEAHPLLSPNDEYADYGTWDNGSFGPEPKTQDMLTYEYARDALQRGMALEATLGVNPFKFGMVGSTDSHTALSTAEEDNFFGKVTATEPGSSFRVNEPITGRPGSHEVQQDHSMALASGLAAVWARENTREAIFEAMQRKEVYATTGSRIRLRLFGGFDYTQEDFFAPDFDRFGYQKGVPMGGDLSKASGDQRPILMIHAERDPDGANLDRVQVIKGYIDAAGQMQERIYDVALAGGRLPDDDGRNRQSVGNTVNEQEATYQNTIGAPVLRAYWQDPEFDPAQRAFYYVRVLEIPKPRWTAYDRARLGTQFPEGTPMTTVDRAYSSPIWYNP